A region of the Mycobacterium sp. NBC_00419 genome:
GCAACTCCGAGTCGTCTCCCAGCCGGGCCTTGGCCCAGGCATTCCGGTCGAATCGCAGCCCCTGAACGTCGTCCCACCGCACCGTCCGGCTGCCTAACAGGCTGCGTGCGGTGACCGTCTCCCGGTTGGCCACGGTCCGCAGCCGGACGATCGCCACCGAGGCCACCACCGGTATCGCCAACAGCGCCGAGCCCCAGGCCGGGAACAGCGGAATCAGGGCCATCAGCGCCAGCGCCAGGAAGCCGGAGGCGAAGTGGGCCATCGGTGACATCCTGATCACCACCGGCTTTGTAGGTTCGGTGGTGGCCGAGGTCGGGTCGGGGGCGAAACCGGAGGGCATGCCTGCATCATCCCACCACCGCCGGGGTGACCGAGATTTGACGCCTGACCAGTGCGGAGGCTACCGTCGGCATATGAAGTTCGGCGGAATGCTCGTAGTAATTGGCCAGCGCGTTGGTGCCGCGCTTGCCCCCACCCGGGCATAGCCACTCGCACCAGCGCGCAACCCTCGTACAGCCGCCGACGCTGACGGGGGTTTTTTCTTGCCCCAAGGAAACAACACGAGGACATCGAGGACAACGTGAGCGCACCGACCACGCGAGCACCCGAGCCATCGGCGGCCCCGCCCGCCAACGGCGCCGACGCCGCAGCGCAAACCACCGGTACTACCGCCCCCAAGTCGGTCTCGCCGACCAAACGGATCGCCCCCTACCAGCTCACCGGCGCCGAGTCCGTGGTGCGCTCGCTGGAGGAACTCGGCGTCGACACCATCTTCGGGATCCCCGGCGGCGCGGTGCTGCCGGTCTACGACCCGCTGTTCGATTCCAAGAAGCTGCGCCACGTCCTGGTCCGCCATGAGCAGGGCGCGGGCCACGCGGCCAGCGGCTACGCGCACGCCACCGGCAAGGTCGGCGTCATGATGGCCACCTCCGGTCCGGGCGCGACCAACCTCGTCACGCCGCTGGCCGACGCCCAGATGGACTCCATCCCGGTGGTCGCCATCACCGGGCAGGTCGGCCGTGCGCTCATCGGCACCGACGCCTTCCAGGAAGCCGACATCTCCGGCATCACGATGCCGATCACCAAGCACAACTTCCTGGTGCGCAACGGTGACGACATCCCGCAGGTGATCGCCGAGGCGTTCCACATCGCCGCCACCGGACGCCCCGGCGCGGTGCTCGTCGACATCCCCAAGGACGTGCTGCAGGCTCAGTGCACGTTCGCCTGGCCGCCGCCGATCGACCTGCCCGGCTACAAGCCCAACACCAAGCCCCACAGCCGTCAGATCCGCGAGGCCGCCAAGCTCATCGCCTCCGCGCGCAAGCCGGTGCTCTACGTCGGCGGCGGCGTGATCCGCGGGGAGGCGACCCAGGAATTGCTGGATCTGGCCGAGTTGACCGGTATCCCGGTGGTCACCACCCTGATGGCGCGCGGCGCCTTCCCGGACAGCCACCCGCAGAACCTGGGCATGCCCGGCATGCACGGCACGGTCGCCGCGGTGGCCGCCCTGCAGAAGAGCGACCTGCTCATCGTTCTGGGCGCCCGATTCGACGACCGGGTGACCGGCAAGCTGGAGTCCTTCGCGCCCGAGGCCAAGGTGATCCACGTCGACATCGACCCCGCCGAGATCGGCAAGAACCGCAACGCCGACGTCCCGATCGTGGGCGATGTGAAGCTGGCGATCGCCGAGTTGATCGAAGCTTTGCGGAAAACCGCCGGCGGGCAGGAGCGAAGCGACCGGGGAATCGGCACAGCGCCGAAGGCGGATCTGGACAACTGGTGGGAGTACCTGTCAGGAATCCGGTCGACCTACCCGCTGAGCTGGGATCCCCAGAGTGACGGCAGCCTCAGCCCCGAGTACGTCATCTCCGAGCTGGGCAAGATCGCCGGGCCCGACGCCATCTATGTCGCCGGCGTGGGCCAGCACCAGATGTGGGCCGCGCAGTTCATCAAGTACGAGAACCCGCGCACCTGGCTGAACTCCGGCGGGCTGGGCACCATGGGCTACGCCATCCCGGCGGCCATGGGAGCCAAGATGGCCCGTCCCGACGCCGAGGTGTGGGCCATCGACGGCGACGGCTGCTTCCAGATGACCAACCAGGAGCTGGCCACCTGTGCCCTCGAAGGCGTGCCGATCAAGGTCGCACTGATCAACAACGGCAACCTCGGCATGGTGCGGCAGTGGCAGACCCTGTTCTACGGCGAGCGCTACAGCAACACCGGCCTGTCCACGCACAGCCATCGCATCCCCGACTTCGTCAAGCTGGCTGAGGCGATGGGCTGTGTCGGGTTGCGTTGTGAGCGTGAGGAAGACGTCGTCGACGTGATCAACCAGGCGCGCGCCATCAACGACCGCCCGGTGGTCATCGACTTCATCGTCGGCGCGGATGCACAGGTGTGGCCGATGGTCGCCGCGGGCACCGGCAACGACGAGATCATGGCCGCGCGCAATATCCGTCCGTTGTTCGACGACAACGAAGAAGGACGGGCCTGATGTCGGCGAACACTGTCACCCATACCCTTTCGGTGCTCGTCGAAGACAAGCCCGGTGTGCTGGCCCGGGTGGCCGCACTGTTCTCGCGGCGTGGCTTCAACATCGAGTCGCTGGCGGTGGGGCCCACCGACCAGAAGGACATGTCGCGGATGACCATCGTGGTCACCGCCGAGGAGACGCCGCTCGAGCAGATCACCAAGCAGCTCAACAAGCTGATCAACGTCATCAAGATCGTCGAGCAGGACGATGACAACGTGGTGGCGCGCCAGCTGGCTCTGATCAAGGTCCGCGCCGACGCGGGAACTCGCAGCCAGGTGGTCGAGGCGGTGAACCTGTTCCGCGCCAAGATCATCGACGTCTCCAACGAGTCGCTGACGATCGAGGCGACCGGTACCCAGGAGAAGCTCGAAGCGCTGCTGCGGGTGGTCGAGCCCTATGGCATCCGCGAGACCGTGCAGTCCGGTGTGGTAGCACTATCGCGCGGTCCGCGCGGCATGACGAACTCCAAATAAAGAAACAAGACAGAGAGCAGAAGGAACTCCACGTGGCAATCGAGATGTTCTACGACGACGACGCCGACCTGTCGATCATCCAGGGCCGTAAGGTCGGTGTGATCGGATACGGCAGCCAGGGGCATGCCCATTCGCTGAGCCTGCGGGACTCCGGCGTCCAGGTGAAGGTGGGCCTCAAGGAAGGCTCCAAGTCGCGGGCCAAGGTGGAGGAGCAGGGCCTCGAGGTCGACACTCCCGCCGAGGTCGCCAAGTGGGCCGACGTGATCATGCTGCTCGCGCCCGACACCGCGCAGGCCGAGATCTTCAAGAACGACATCGAGCCGAAC
Encoded here:
- a CDS encoding PH domain-containing protein, with protein sequence MPSGFAPDPTSATTEPTKPVVIRMSPMAHFASGFLALALMALIPLFPAWGSALLAIPVVASVAIVRLRTVANRETVTARSLLGSRTVRWDDVQGLRFDRNAWAKARLGDDSELRLPAVTFATLPLLTAASGGRVPNPYE
- a CDS encoding acetolactate synthase large subunit, with amino-acid sequence MSAPTTRAPEPSAAPPANGADAAAQTTGTTAPKSVSPTKRIAPYQLTGAESVVRSLEELGVDTIFGIPGGAVLPVYDPLFDSKKLRHVLVRHEQGAGHAASGYAHATGKVGVMMATSGPGATNLVTPLADAQMDSIPVVAITGQVGRALIGTDAFQEADISGITMPITKHNFLVRNGDDIPQVIAEAFHIAATGRPGAVLVDIPKDVLQAQCTFAWPPPIDLPGYKPNTKPHSRQIREAAKLIASARKPVLYVGGGVIRGEATQELLDLAELTGIPVVTTLMARGAFPDSHPQNLGMPGMHGTVAAVAALQKSDLLIVLGARFDDRVTGKLESFAPEAKVIHVDIDPAEIGKNRNADVPIVGDVKLAIAELIEALRKTAGGQERSDRGIGTAPKADLDNWWEYLSGIRSTYPLSWDPQSDGSLSPEYVISELGKIAGPDAIYVAGVGQHQMWAAQFIKYENPRTWLNSGGLGTMGYAIPAAMGAKMARPDAEVWAIDGDGCFQMTNQELATCALEGVPIKVALINNGNLGMVRQWQTLFYGERYSNTGLSTHSHRIPDFVKLAEAMGCVGLRCEREEDVVDVINQARAINDRPVVIDFIVGADAQVWPMVAAGTGNDEIMAARNIRPLFDDNEEGRA
- the ilvN gene encoding acetolactate synthase small subunit, giving the protein MSANTVTHTLSVLVEDKPGVLARVAALFSRRGFNIESLAVGPTDQKDMSRMTIVVTAEETPLEQITKQLNKLINVIKIVEQDDDNVVARQLALIKVRADAGTRSQVVEAVNLFRAKIIDVSNESLTIEATGTQEKLEALLRVVEPYGIRETVQSGVVALSRGPRGMTNSK